A genome region from Panicum virgatum strain AP13 chromosome 4K, P.virgatum_v5, whole genome shotgun sequence includes the following:
- the LOC120704680 gene encoding THO complex subunit 4D-like isoform X1: MATSLDVPLDDLIKSRNGRGRGRGRGQGGGRGRSDGQRLTRGSWRGRGTGTFRGRGLGVPSRRPLGVNIRSSSFAIAKSFNKAKDFVWRHDLFEDSMVAAGLSGIESGTKLYISNLHYGVTKEDIQELFSEMGHLKHCAVHYNNNRHPTGSAEVIFTRRSEALAALKRYNNVRLDGKAMKIEVIGADLGISAAVAAPWISVVPGARGRGQREVVMMPGGSGFGRGAAGSSSLLPGWKRGGFAQRGGGQVLGGFTQRGGQVHGRRRGRGHSSFGQGRGRGYVRKGNVEKSAEQLDKELDNYHSGAMNVD; this comes from the exons ATGGCAACATCTTTGGATGTTCCACTGGATGATTTAATTAAAAGCAGAAAtgggaggggaaggggaagaggCAGGGGACAAGGAGGGGGTCGAGGCAGAAGTGACGGCCAAAGATTGACTCGTGGCTCATGGCGTGGGCGTGGTACTGGCACCTTCCGTGGAAGGGGACTTGGGGTGCCTTCGCGAAGGCCACTTGGTGTTAATATTCGGTCTTCATCCTTTGCTATTGCCAAG TCATTCAATAAAGCAAAGGATTTTGTTTGGAGACATGATTTGTTTGAGGATAGCATGGTGGCAGCTGGGCTTTCTGGGATAGAATCTGGTACAAAACTGTACATTTCAAACTTGCACTATGGAGTGACAAAGGAAGATATACAG GAGCTTTTTTCAGAAATGGGTCATTTGAAGCACTGTGCTGTTCACTACAACAATAATAGACACCCAACT GGTTCTGCCGAGGTGATATTTACCAGGAGAAGCGAAGCTCTTGCTGCGCTGAAACGATATAATAATGTGCGCCTTGATGGGAAGGCAATGAAGATTGAAGTGATAGGAGCAGATTTAGGTAtatctgctgctgttgctgcaccCTGGATTAGTGTTGTTCCGGGTGCAAGGGGAAGAGGACAGAGAGAAGTTGTAATGAT GCCTGGTGGAAGTGGGTTTGGTCGAGGTGCAGCTGGCTCATCTAGTTTGCTTCCCGG GTGGAAGCGTGGAGGTTTTGCTCAAAGAGGGGGAGGTCAAGTGCTCGGAGGTTTTACCCAAAGAGGAGGACAAGTGCATGGACGCCGGCGTGGCCGTGGGCATAGTAGCTTTGGTCAAGGCCGTGGACGTGGCTATGTGCGAAAGGGAAACGTGGAGAAATCAGCTGAACAATTGGACAAGGAGCTTGACAACTACCATTCTGGTGCGATGAATGTTGACTAA
- the LOC120704680 gene encoding THO complex subunit 4D-like isoform X2 has product MEYQSFNKAKDFVWRHDLFEDSMVAAGLSGIESGTKLYISNLHYGVTKEDIQELFSEMGHLKHCAVHYNNNRHPTGSAEVIFTRRSEALAALKRYNNVRLDGKAMKIEVIGADLGISAAVAAPWISVVPGARGRGQREVVMMPGGSGFGRGAAGSSSLLPGWKRGGFAQRGGGQVLGGFTQRGGQVHGRRRGRGHSSFGQGRGRGYVRKGNVEKSAEQLDKELDNYHSGAMNVD; this is encoded by the exons ATGGAATATCAGTCATTCAATAAAGCAAAGGATTTTGTTTGGAGACATGATTTGTTTGAGGATAGCATGGTGGCAGCTGGGCTTTCTGGGATAGAATCTGGTACAAAACTGTACATTTCAAACTTGCACTATGGAGTGACAAAGGAAGATATACAG GAGCTTTTTTCAGAAATGGGTCATTTGAAGCACTGTGCTGTTCACTACAACAATAATAGACACCCAACT GGTTCTGCCGAGGTGATATTTACCAGGAGAAGCGAAGCTCTTGCTGCGCTGAAACGATATAATAATGTGCGCCTTGATGGGAAGGCAATGAAGATTGAAGTGATAGGAGCAGATTTAGGTAtatctgctgctgttgctgcaccCTGGATTAGTGTTGTTCCGGGTGCAAGGGGAAGAGGACAGAGAGAAGTTGTAATGAT GCCTGGTGGAAGTGGGTTTGGTCGAGGTGCAGCTGGCTCATCTAGTTTGCTTCCCGG GTGGAAGCGTGGAGGTTTTGCTCAAAGAGGGGGAGGTCAAGTGCTCGGAGGTTTTACCCAAAGAGGAGGACAAGTGCATGGACGCCGGCGTGGCCGTGGGCATAGTAGCTTTGGTCAAGGCCGTGGACGTGGCTATGTGCGAAAGGGAAACGTGGAGAAATCAGCTGAACAATTGGACAAGGAGCTTGACAACTACCATTCTGGTGCGATGAATGTTGACTAA
- the LOC120704681 gene encoding uncharacterized protein LOC120704681, with the protein MQQAAGITTTTTTTTEIWQWQCAVCRADWKMLRQVTTSCPHGHGCRCCQGAPPPLSPATNPPLPSHHHHRRRCHHHHLHQEEGNRALAAVEGPDAGRKTTTATLNPAPPAVAQACWVPDPYLMVQQLREFEPLDDEVVALRAQLQEYAWEIERSIERDRDGTNWLLALPGSVRDVLVMARDAIEAFIAVSAAAPAN; encoded by the exons ATGCAGCAGGCCGCCGGCATcaccaccacgacgacgacgacgacggagaTCTGGCAGTGGCAGTGCGCCGTGTGCCGAGCTGATTGGAAGATGCTGCGCCAGGTGACCACCAGCTGCCCGCACGGACatggctgccgctgctgccaGGGTGCTCCGCCTCCGCTATCACCAGCAACAAACCCTCCACTTCCTTCTcatcaccaccaccgccgccgctgccatcaccatcatcttcatcaagAGGAG GGTAACAGGGCTTTGGCTGCCGTCGAGGGACCCGACGCCGGGCGCAAGACCACCACTGCTACTCTGAACCCTGCCCCTCCCGCCGTGGCGCAGGCCTGCTGGGTTCCGGACCCGTACCTGATGGTGCAGCAGCTCAGGGAGTTCGAGCCCCTCGACGACGAGGTGGTCGCGCTCAGGGCGCAGCTCCAGGAGTACGCTTGGGAGATCGAGAGGAGCATCGAGAGGGACAGAGACGGGACGAACTGGCTCCTCGCCCTCCCGGGCAGCGTCAGGGACGTCCTCGTCATGGCCAGGGATGCCATCGAGGCGTTCATCGCCGTCTCCGCTGCTGCCCCGGCGAATTAA
- the LOC120704682 gene encoding condensin complex subunit 3-like isoform X2 yields the protein MAPAAAVAGAGESARLAREVARVLDDCRASLAVHQRKLRELAAIRAGPGGSGGRFLPAFCVAVTPLFDLARRSAGSDRAARFISAFASASASSADGGGDGFLEGFIRFLITASKAAHRPARLRACQIISEIIMRLPDDAEMSDDIWDDLIDGMKVRVQDKIPAIRSFAVRALSRFAGDGEDGGIVDLFLETLDNEQNAEVRKTIVLSLPPSNATLESVIESTLDVSESVRRAAYSVLSTKFPLQSLSIKQRTTLLHRGLSDRSASVNNECLKMLKDEWLIKYCGGDVIALLRFLDVETYESVGESVMAVLLKDGALRVQEGHSIRQYFTANGENEEQVSNIQLMDAEVALYWKIMCKHLQAEAQAKGSEAATTTGAEAAVYASEASDKNDLLDNVLPSTITDYVALVKAHLSAGPNYQFTSRQLLLLGEMLEFSDTMNRKIASSFLHELLVRPLEHEVDDDGNQIAIGDGVSLGGDKEWAKAVAELAKKVHSSVGEFEMVVSAVVEELAIPCRERTADFMQWMHCLAVTGLLLENTSSLRNLQVTAIEPSQLLHSLLLPAAKQNHVDVQRAALRCLCLLGLLENRPNAELVKQLRVSFINGPDLVSAMACRALIDLVTWHGPQAIDQAIGIELPDPSYEKSQFTQVDLSEMNDDDLNIGVLDILFSGFQKDDWEFSLEGDNHDNVPTILGEGFAKILLLSENFPSIPSDLHTVLLSQLIRLYFSEETKELERLKQCLSVFFQHYPALSDKHKSSISSAFVPVMRAMWPGLYGNAGGSSHVISKRRKLAVQASRFMVQMVQTQLFSTESTDQASKSPESASGSVDASNNFDISEEGLAIRIAVEVASCPDKKTAAGKAYALALCKVAVLLRFRQSEQKAIKCMRSLVNSLAASVASDKELMKELAQMAAQLRSLDACPDKELSQDEAEAIFKKLGLDGGFMLDTNQAVPLTPAVRSVRPPAPSRRRARRAPSSSDESDVDGEVNLPAASVNRVPATPSMSAARSQRASKTAALSKMSAKPAAAAASSAESDDQSDLTSGEDSSGEESS from the exons AtggcgcccgccgcggccgtcgccggcgccggagagtCCGCCCGCCTCGCGCGCGAGGTGGCGCGGGTGCTGGACGACTGCCGCGCTTCCCTCGCCGTGCACCAGCGGAAGCTGCGGGAGCTCGCGGCGATCCGCGCTGGCcccggaggcagcggcggccgctTCCTCCCCGCCTTCTGCGTCGCCGTCACGCCGCTCTTCGACCTCGCCCGCCGGTCCGCCGGATCCGACCGCGCCGCCCGCTTCATCTCCGCCTTCGCGTCGGCGTCCGCCTCTTCGGCCGACGGTGGCGGGGACGGGTTCCTCGAGGGCTTCATTCGCTTCCTCATCACCGCGTCCAAGGCCGCGCACCGCCCCGCGCGACTGCGCGCGTGCCAAATCATCTCCGAG ATTATAATGCGGTTGCCAGATGATGCTGAAATGAGCGATGACATTTgggatgatttgattgatggcATGAAGGTTCGGGTTCAAGATAAAATCCCTGCTATTCGTTCCTTTGCTGTGCGTGCATTATCCCGTTTTGCAGGCGATGGAGAGGATGGTGGAATTGTTGATCTCTTTCTAGAGACCCTAGACAATGAACAAAATGCT GAGGTCCGAAAGACAATTGTTTTGTCTCTTCCACCATCTAATGCTACATTGGAGAGTGTTATTGAATCAACACTCGATGTTAGTGAATCAGTTAGGAGAGCAGCATATTCTGTGCTTTCAACTAAATTCCCTCTGCAGAGTCTTAG cATCAAGCAAAGGACTACTCTCCTTCACAGGGGCCTCTCTGATAGATCTGCTTCAGTAAACAATGAGTGCCTGAAGATGCTGAAGGATGAGTGGCTTATTAAGTACTGCGGAGGAGATGTAATTGCCCTTCTCAGGTTTCTTGATGTTGAGACATACGAATCAGTTGGAGAATCTGTGATGGCGGTGCTTCTGAAAGATGGTGCTTTGCGAGTGCAAGAGGGGCACAGTATTAGGCAGTACTTCACTGCAAATGGTGAGAATGAAG AACAAGTATCAAATATTCAACTCATGGATGCTGAGGTTGCTCTTTACTGGAAAATAATGTGCAAGCATTTGCAAGCTGAAGCACAG GCCAAGGGCTCAGAGGCTGCAACAACTACGGGTGCAGAAGCAGCAGTAtatgcttccgaggcttctgatAAAAATGATCTTCTAGACAATGTCCTTCCCAGCACAATTACTGATTATGTTGCTTTGGTAAAAGCACACCTTTCTGCTG GTCCAAATTATCAGTTTACATCAAGGCAACTGTTGTTGCTTGGTGAAATGCTGGAATTTTCTGATACAATGAACCGAAAGATTGCGAGTTCTTTTCTGCATGAGCTTCTGGTCAGGCCTCTTGAACATGAAGTTGATGATGATGGGAACCAGATTGCAATTGGAGATGGTGTGAGTCTTGGAGGAGACAAAGAATGGGCAAAAGCAGTGGCGGAGTTGGCCAAAAAGGTGCATTCTTCTGTCGGTGAATTTGAAATGGTGGTCTCCGCTGTTGTTGAAGAGCTGGCCATACCTTGTAGGGAGAGAACAGCTGATTTCATGCAGTGGATGCATTGTCTCGCTGTGACTGGTCTTCTTCTCGAGAATACTTCTAGCCTACGGAATCTGCAGGTCACAGCAATCGAGCCTTCACAACTGCTTCACTCTTTGTTGCTTCCTGCT GCAAAACAAAATCATGTTGATGTACAAAGGGCTGCTTTAAGATGCCTTTGTCTTCTTGGATTGTTAGAGAATAGACCTAATGCAGAGTTGGTGAAGCAGCTACGTGTATCTTTCATCAATGGACCTGACCTCGTTAGTGCCATGGCATGCAGGGCCTTGATTGATCTTGTAACTTGGCATGGTCCACAAGCAATAGATCAGGCCATTGGAATTGAATTGCCAGATCCTAGCTATGAAAAATCTCAGTTCACTCAAGTTGACCTTTCtgaaatgaatgatgatgatctAAACATTGGTGTTCTTGATATTCTATTTTCTGGTTTCCAAAAAGATGACTGGGAATTCAGTCTCGAGGGTGATAACCATGATAATGTCCCAACCATACTTGGTGAAGGTTTTGCAAAAATTCTTCTTCTTAGTGAGAATTTTCCAAGTATACCTTCTGATTTGCATACTGTTCTCCTATCCCAACTCATTAGATTGTATTTCTCGGAGGAAACTAAAGAACTAGAAAG ATTGAAACAATGTCTGTCTGTCTTCTTTCAGCACTATCCTGCACTTTCAGACAAGCACAAG AGTTCTATCTCTAGTGCATTTGTACCAGTCATGAGGGCTATGTGGCCCGGTTTATATGGTAATGCTGGGGGTAGTTCGCATGTTATTTCGAAGAGGCGTAAACTTGCAGTCCAAGCTTCTCGTTTTATGGTGCAAATGGTGCAAACCCAATTATTCTCAACAGAAAGTACGGATCAAGCTTCTAAGAGTCCTGAAAGTGCTTCAGGTTCAGTAGATGCGTCGAACAATTTTGACATTAGCGAGGAAGGGCTCGCTATCCGTATAGCAGTGGAG GTAGCCAGTTGCCCAGATAAGAAGACCGCAGCTGGGAAAGCATATGCTTTGGCACTGTGCAAGGTTGCTGTGCTTCTTAGATTCCGGCAATCAGAACAGAAGGCCATCAAGTGCATGAGAAGCCTGGTTAATTCTTTGGCTGCTTCAGTGGCTTCGGATAAGGAGCTCATGAAAGAGCTAGCTCAAATGGCAGCACAGCTTAGATCGCTTGATGCATGCCCGGACAAAGAATTGTCACAGGATGAAGCTGAGGCCATATTCA AGAAACTAGGATTAGATGGCGGCTTCATGTTGGACACCAATCAAGCAGTGCCTTTAACACCAGCAGTGCGGTCGGTCCGGCCTCCAGCTCCCTCCAGGAGAAGAGCAAGACGAGCGCCATCCTCTAGCGATGAAAGTGACGTGGATGGTGAAGTCAACTTGCCTGCAGCCTCGGTGAACAGGGTTCCAGCCACTCCCAGCATGTCTGCCGCTCGTTCTCAGAGAGCAAGCAAGACTGCCGCTTTGAGCAAGATGTCAGCcaagcctgctgctgctgctgcttccagcGCTGAATCAGACGACCAATCTGACCTGACGAGTGGTGAGGATTCCTCCGGCGAGGAATCATCGTAG
- the LOC120704682 gene encoding condensin complex subunit 3-like isoform X1, producing the protein MAPAAAVAGAGESARLAREVARVLDDCRASLAVHQRKLRELAAIRAGPGGSGGRFLPAFCVAVTPLFDLARRSAGSDRAARFISAFASASASSADGGGDGFLEGFIRFLITASKAAHRPARLRACQIISEIIMRLPDDAEMSDDIWDDLIDGMKVRVQDKIPAIRSFAVRALSRFAGDGEDGGIVDLFLETLDNEQNAEVRKTIVLSLPPSNATLESVIESTLDVSESVRRAAYSVLSTKFPLQSLSIKQRTTLLHRGLSDRSASVNNECLKMLKDEWLIKYCGGDVIALLRFLDVETYESVGESVMAVLLKDGALRVQEGHSIRQYFTANGENEAEQVSNIQLMDAEVALYWKIMCKHLQAEAQAKGSEAATTTGAEAAVYASEASDKNDLLDNVLPSTITDYVALVKAHLSAGPNYQFTSRQLLLLGEMLEFSDTMNRKIASSFLHELLVRPLEHEVDDDGNQIAIGDGVSLGGDKEWAKAVAELAKKVHSSVGEFEMVVSAVVEELAIPCRERTADFMQWMHCLAVTGLLLENTSSLRNLQVTAIEPSQLLHSLLLPAAKQNHVDVQRAALRCLCLLGLLENRPNAELVKQLRVSFINGPDLVSAMACRALIDLVTWHGPQAIDQAIGIELPDPSYEKSQFTQVDLSEMNDDDLNIGVLDILFSGFQKDDWEFSLEGDNHDNVPTILGEGFAKILLLSENFPSIPSDLHTVLLSQLIRLYFSEETKELERLKQCLSVFFQHYPALSDKHKSSISSAFVPVMRAMWPGLYGNAGGSSHVISKRRKLAVQASRFMVQMVQTQLFSTESTDQASKSPESASGSVDASNNFDISEEGLAIRIAVEVASCPDKKTAAGKAYALALCKVAVLLRFRQSEQKAIKCMRSLVNSLAASVASDKELMKELAQMAAQLRSLDACPDKELSQDEAEAIFKKLGLDGGFMLDTNQAVPLTPAVRSVRPPAPSRRRARRAPSSSDESDVDGEVNLPAASVNRVPATPSMSAARSQRASKTAALSKMSAKPAAAAASSAESDDQSDLTSGEDSSGEESS; encoded by the exons AtggcgcccgccgcggccgtcgccggcgccggagagtCCGCCCGCCTCGCGCGCGAGGTGGCGCGGGTGCTGGACGACTGCCGCGCTTCCCTCGCCGTGCACCAGCGGAAGCTGCGGGAGCTCGCGGCGATCCGCGCTGGCcccggaggcagcggcggccgctTCCTCCCCGCCTTCTGCGTCGCCGTCACGCCGCTCTTCGACCTCGCCCGCCGGTCCGCCGGATCCGACCGCGCCGCCCGCTTCATCTCCGCCTTCGCGTCGGCGTCCGCCTCTTCGGCCGACGGTGGCGGGGACGGGTTCCTCGAGGGCTTCATTCGCTTCCTCATCACCGCGTCCAAGGCCGCGCACCGCCCCGCGCGACTGCGCGCGTGCCAAATCATCTCCGAG ATTATAATGCGGTTGCCAGATGATGCTGAAATGAGCGATGACATTTgggatgatttgattgatggcATGAAGGTTCGGGTTCAAGATAAAATCCCTGCTATTCGTTCCTTTGCTGTGCGTGCATTATCCCGTTTTGCAGGCGATGGAGAGGATGGTGGAATTGTTGATCTCTTTCTAGAGACCCTAGACAATGAACAAAATGCT GAGGTCCGAAAGACAATTGTTTTGTCTCTTCCACCATCTAATGCTACATTGGAGAGTGTTATTGAATCAACACTCGATGTTAGTGAATCAGTTAGGAGAGCAGCATATTCTGTGCTTTCAACTAAATTCCCTCTGCAGAGTCTTAG cATCAAGCAAAGGACTACTCTCCTTCACAGGGGCCTCTCTGATAGATCTGCTTCAGTAAACAATGAGTGCCTGAAGATGCTGAAGGATGAGTGGCTTATTAAGTACTGCGGAGGAGATGTAATTGCCCTTCTCAGGTTTCTTGATGTTGAGACATACGAATCAGTTGGAGAATCTGTGATGGCGGTGCTTCTGAAAGATGGTGCTTTGCGAGTGCAAGAGGGGCACAGTATTAGGCAGTACTTCACTGCAAATGGTGAGAATGAAG CAGAACAAGTATCAAATATTCAACTCATGGATGCTGAGGTTGCTCTTTACTGGAAAATAATGTGCAAGCATTTGCAAGCTGAAGCACAG GCCAAGGGCTCAGAGGCTGCAACAACTACGGGTGCAGAAGCAGCAGTAtatgcttccgaggcttctgatAAAAATGATCTTCTAGACAATGTCCTTCCCAGCACAATTACTGATTATGTTGCTTTGGTAAAAGCACACCTTTCTGCTG GTCCAAATTATCAGTTTACATCAAGGCAACTGTTGTTGCTTGGTGAAATGCTGGAATTTTCTGATACAATGAACCGAAAGATTGCGAGTTCTTTTCTGCATGAGCTTCTGGTCAGGCCTCTTGAACATGAAGTTGATGATGATGGGAACCAGATTGCAATTGGAGATGGTGTGAGTCTTGGAGGAGACAAAGAATGGGCAAAAGCAGTGGCGGAGTTGGCCAAAAAGGTGCATTCTTCTGTCGGTGAATTTGAAATGGTGGTCTCCGCTGTTGTTGAAGAGCTGGCCATACCTTGTAGGGAGAGAACAGCTGATTTCATGCAGTGGATGCATTGTCTCGCTGTGACTGGTCTTCTTCTCGAGAATACTTCTAGCCTACGGAATCTGCAGGTCACAGCAATCGAGCCTTCACAACTGCTTCACTCTTTGTTGCTTCCTGCT GCAAAACAAAATCATGTTGATGTACAAAGGGCTGCTTTAAGATGCCTTTGTCTTCTTGGATTGTTAGAGAATAGACCTAATGCAGAGTTGGTGAAGCAGCTACGTGTATCTTTCATCAATGGACCTGACCTCGTTAGTGCCATGGCATGCAGGGCCTTGATTGATCTTGTAACTTGGCATGGTCCACAAGCAATAGATCAGGCCATTGGAATTGAATTGCCAGATCCTAGCTATGAAAAATCTCAGTTCACTCAAGTTGACCTTTCtgaaatgaatgatgatgatctAAACATTGGTGTTCTTGATATTCTATTTTCTGGTTTCCAAAAAGATGACTGGGAATTCAGTCTCGAGGGTGATAACCATGATAATGTCCCAACCATACTTGGTGAAGGTTTTGCAAAAATTCTTCTTCTTAGTGAGAATTTTCCAAGTATACCTTCTGATTTGCATACTGTTCTCCTATCCCAACTCATTAGATTGTATTTCTCGGAGGAAACTAAAGAACTAGAAAG ATTGAAACAATGTCTGTCTGTCTTCTTTCAGCACTATCCTGCACTTTCAGACAAGCACAAG AGTTCTATCTCTAGTGCATTTGTACCAGTCATGAGGGCTATGTGGCCCGGTTTATATGGTAATGCTGGGGGTAGTTCGCATGTTATTTCGAAGAGGCGTAAACTTGCAGTCCAAGCTTCTCGTTTTATGGTGCAAATGGTGCAAACCCAATTATTCTCAACAGAAAGTACGGATCAAGCTTCTAAGAGTCCTGAAAGTGCTTCAGGTTCAGTAGATGCGTCGAACAATTTTGACATTAGCGAGGAAGGGCTCGCTATCCGTATAGCAGTGGAG GTAGCCAGTTGCCCAGATAAGAAGACCGCAGCTGGGAAAGCATATGCTTTGGCACTGTGCAAGGTTGCTGTGCTTCTTAGATTCCGGCAATCAGAACAGAAGGCCATCAAGTGCATGAGAAGCCTGGTTAATTCTTTGGCTGCTTCAGTGGCTTCGGATAAGGAGCTCATGAAAGAGCTAGCTCAAATGGCAGCACAGCTTAGATCGCTTGATGCATGCCCGGACAAAGAATTGTCACAGGATGAAGCTGAGGCCATATTCA AGAAACTAGGATTAGATGGCGGCTTCATGTTGGACACCAATCAAGCAGTGCCTTTAACACCAGCAGTGCGGTCGGTCCGGCCTCCAGCTCCCTCCAGGAGAAGAGCAAGACGAGCGCCATCCTCTAGCGATGAAAGTGACGTGGATGGTGAAGTCAACTTGCCTGCAGCCTCGGTGAACAGGGTTCCAGCCACTCCCAGCATGTCTGCCGCTCGTTCTCAGAGAGCAAGCAAGACTGCCGCTTTGAGCAAGATGTCAGCcaagcctgctgctgctgctgcttccagcGCTGAATCAGACGACCAATCTGACCTGACGAGTGGTGAGGATTCCTCCGGCGAGGAATCATCGTAG